Proteins encoded together in one Desulfosporosinus meridiei DSM 13257 window:
- a CDS encoding NADH-dependent [FeFe] hydrogenase, group A6 produces the protein MDIQLTINDIALKVPEGTTILEAARTVNIDIPTLCYLKLNEMHYNNNIASCRVCVVEIEGRRNLASSCSTPVSSGMVVRTDSLRAIQARRAMVELLLSDHPKSCLTCAKNQDCDLQSLASELGVRHISYEGDESEFEIDTSSSSIVRDPNKCIRCRRCETMCNDVQTVGVYSAVGRGFETVVKTAFDLPLSKTACTFCGQCIAVCPTGALTELDQVDKVWKALNDPNQFVVVQTAPAVRVALGEGFGLEPGTIVTGKMVAALRRLGFDRVFDTDFAADLTIMEEATELVHRIQHGGRLPLLTSCCPAWVKFFEHQFPDLLDIPSTCKSPHEMLGVLIKSYYAKTLGIDPKTITVVSVMPCVAKKYEAARPELSQGAETADVDIVITTRELARMIREASIHFDNLKEQEFDHPLGESTGASVIFGTTGGVLEAALRTAYEVLTGETLEKVEFEVLRGMDGLKEAVVPIAGRDYRAAVVHGLGNARTILEKIQAGESDYDVIEIMACPGGCIGGGGQPYHHGNLEILSSRAEALYREDRAKPLRKSHENPAIIGLYKDFLGEPYGERAHKLLHTSYVARKKI, from the coding sequence ATGGATATACAGTTAACTATCAACGACATAGCGCTTAAAGTACCGGAAGGAACGACTATTTTAGAAGCCGCTAGAACCGTAAACATTGATATTCCAACTTTATGCTACTTAAAGCTTAACGAAATGCACTATAATAACAATATTGCTTCCTGCCGTGTCTGTGTCGTTGAAATAGAGGGACGACGCAATTTGGCCTCCTCATGTTCAACTCCGGTTTCCAGCGGAATGGTAGTCAGAACAGACTCATTGCGTGCTATCCAAGCCCGAAGAGCAATGGTTGAACTGCTTCTCTCCGATCACCCAAAATCTTGTTTAACTTGTGCTAAAAACCAAGATTGTGATCTTCAATCCCTCGCCTCAGAATTAGGAGTCCGCCATATCTCTTATGAAGGTGACGAATCTGAGTTTGAGATCGATACGTCAAGTTCTTCCATTGTTAGAGATCCTAACAAATGCATCCGCTGTCGCCGTTGCGAGACGATGTGCAACGATGTTCAGACGGTAGGTGTTTACTCTGCTGTAGGCCGCGGCTTTGAAACCGTCGTTAAAACAGCTTTTGATTTACCCCTTAGTAAAACTGCTTGTACCTTCTGCGGACAATGCATTGCAGTATGTCCTACGGGTGCATTAACAGAACTAGACCAGGTTGACAAGGTTTGGAAGGCTCTCAACGATCCCAATCAATTTGTTGTTGTACAAACAGCACCAGCTGTACGAGTTGCTTTGGGTGAAGGGTTTGGACTAGAACCGGGGACGATTGTAACAGGTAAAATGGTTGCTGCGCTTCGAAGGCTTGGTTTTGACAGAGTCTTTGATACAGATTTTGCGGCTGACTTAACAATTATGGAGGAAGCAACAGAGCTTGTTCACCGCATACAACATGGCGGACGCTTGCCGCTTCTTACGAGTTGTTGCCCTGCCTGGGTCAAATTCTTTGAACATCAATTTCCGGATTTATTGGACATTCCTTCAACTTGTAAGTCCCCGCATGAAATGCTAGGAGTCTTGATTAAAAGTTATTATGCGAAGACTTTAGGCATTGACCCTAAAACTATCACAGTAGTCTCAGTTATGCCTTGTGTTGCTAAGAAATATGAAGCGGCACGTCCGGAACTTTCCCAAGGAGCAGAAACTGCCGACGTGGATATTGTGATCACGACCCGGGAACTTGCGCGTATGATTCGAGAAGCCAGCATTCATTTTGACAATCTTAAAGAACAAGAGTTCGATCATCCTTTAGGGGAATCGACAGGAGCCTCAGTAATTTTTGGAACGACTGGCGGAGTTCTCGAAGCTGCCTTAAGAACAGCCTACGAGGTACTCACCGGAGAAACCCTAGAGAAAGTAGAATTTGAGGTTCTACGGGGAATGGATGGACTCAAAGAAGCCGTTGTACCAATTGCTGGTCGGGATTATCGGGCTGCAGTTGTTCATGGGTTAGGAAATGCTCGAACAATTCTAGAGAAAATCCAAGCCGGCGAAAGTGATTATGATGTAATAGAAATCATGGCATGTCCGGGAGGATGTATCGGTGGTGGCGGACAACCCTATCACCATGGAAATTTAGAAATCCTATCCTCACGGGCAGAAGCATTATATCGAGAGGATCGCGCCAAACCTTTAAGAAAGTCCCACGAAAATCCAGCTATTATTGGTCTCTATAAAGATTTCTTAGGTGAACCTTACGGAGAAAGAGCACATAAATTACTTCATACCAGTTATGTGGCACGGAAAAAAATCTAG
- a CDS encoding complex I 24 kDa subunit family protein, with the protein MCEAGTPNQFAQKLDNYIDSLTHKKENLIAVLHYAQEIYGYLPDNVQWHIAQKLDIPSATVYGVVSFYSFFTMIPRGEHVVNVCTGTACFVRGADKLKEELESQLKIKAGETTPDNLFTLETLRCVGACGLAPVMIVDGKVHGRMQKPQDINEVLAKYRAEG; encoded by the coding sequence ATGTGTGAAGCCGGTACACCTAATCAATTTGCCCAAAAGCTGGATAATTATATTGACAGTCTGACCCACAAAAAGGAAAATCTTATTGCAGTTCTTCATTATGCTCAAGAAATATATGGATATTTGCCTGACAATGTGCAATGGCATATTGCTCAGAAGTTAGATATACCTTCCGCTACAGTTTACGGTGTAGTAAGTTTCTATTCATTTTTTACGATGATACCTCGTGGGGAACATGTAGTTAATGTCTGCACGGGTACAGCTTGCTTCGTACGGGGGGCAGATAAATTAAAAGAAGAACTTGAAAGTCAGCTAAAAATTAAGGCCGGAGAGACAACTCCTGATAATCTCTTTACCTTAGAGACATTGCGCTGTGTTGGAGCCTGCGGTCTCGCTCCAGTCATGATTGTCGATGGCAAAGTGCATGGACGCATGCAAAAGCCACAAGACATAAATGAAGTTTTAGCGAAGTACCGTGCAGAAGGATAG
- a CDS encoding DUF2325 domain-containing protein: MSIVLVGGHDRMHSEYMGICSKRGHNVKVYTQMPTKFDKVIGSPDGIVLFTSTVSHKMIHTAVKEAKRKKIPVFRSHSSSGASLDRLLDELEEKVIV; encoded by the coding sequence ATGAGTATCGTGCTAGTTGGTGGTCATGACAGAATGCATAGTGAGTATATGGGTATCTGTAGTAAGCGGGGGCACAATGTAAAAGTCTATACTCAGATGCCCACGAAGTTCGATAAAGTAATCGGATCGCCTGATGGAATTGTTTTATTCACATCAACAGTCTCTCACAAAATGATTCATACTGCAGTAAAAGAAGCGAAGAGAAAGAAAATTCCTGTGTTTAGAAGCCATAGCAGCAGCGGTGCTTCATTGGACAGACTGCTGGATGAACTTGAAGAAAAAGTCATTGTATAA
- a CDS encoding anaerobic nitric oxide reductase flavorubredoxin: protein MSFTVNKNVQWVGKIDWELKKFHGDELSTHNGSSYNSYLVRDEKTALIDCVWTPFAKEFVANLKKEIDLNTIDFIIVNHGEPDHSGALPELMREIPNTPIYCTANAIKSLKGQYHQDWNFVPVKTGDKLSLGSKEFVFVEARMLHWPDTMFTYLTGDNILFSNDGFGQHLASEHMFNDLVDQAELYREAQKYFANILTPFSNFVRNKITEILGFNLPVDMICPSHGVIWRDNPIQIVNKYVEWASDYQENQITIVYDTMWNSTRKMAENIAAGIKLSDPDVTVKLFNCNSTHSDKNDIITEIFKSKAILVGSPTINKGISFAVAGILEMVKGLGFKNKRGAAFGSYGWSGENTKLISTELEHAKFELLNEGLRVTWNPDEDALIKCQEFGQSIAEALR from the coding sequence ATGAGTTTTACAGTTAATAAAAATGTACAATGGGTGGGTAAAATTGATTGGGAATTGAAAAAGTTCCATGGTGATGAGCTCTCTACACACAACGGTTCCAGCTATAATTCATATCTAGTTCGCGACGAGAAGACTGCCTTAATTGATTGCGTATGGACGCCTTTTGCCAAAGAATTTGTCGCAAATTTAAAGAAAGAAATTGATTTAAACACAATTGATTTTATAATTGTTAATCACGGAGAACCTGATCACAGTGGTGCTTTACCTGAGCTAATGCGGGAAATCCCTAATACCCCAATTTATTGTACCGCTAATGCCATCAAATCCCTAAAAGGGCAGTATCATCAAGATTGGAACTTCGTACCCGTTAAAACCGGAGATAAACTGAGTCTTGGTTCGAAAGAGTTCGTTTTTGTTGAGGCTAGAATGCTCCATTGGCCTGATACCATGTTCACCTATTTAACGGGAGATAATATTTTGTTCAGTAATGACGGTTTCGGACAGCATCTGGCTTCAGAGCACATGTTTAATGATTTAGTTGACCAAGCAGAGTTATATCGGGAAGCTCAGAAATATTTTGCGAACATTTTAACGCCATTTAGCAATTTTGTCCGCAACAAAATTACCGAGATCTTAGGCTTTAATCTGCCAGTGGATATGATTTGCCCAAGCCATGGTGTTATTTGGCGAGACAACCCAATTCAGATAGTCAATAAGTATGTAGAATGGGCATCGGATTATCAAGAAAATCAAATAACGATTGTTTACGATACTATGTGGAACAGTACCCGGAAGATGGCAGAGAATATTGCAGCCGGCATAAAATTGAGTGACCCAGATGTTACAGTCAAATTATTTAATTGCAACTCTACCCATTCCGATAAAAATGATATTATTACCGAAATCTTTAAATCCAAGGCAATTCTAGTCGGCTCACCAACCATTAATAAGGGTATCTCATTTGCAGTTGCCGGAATCCTAGAAATGGTTAAAGGTTTAGGGTTTAAAAACAAAAGAGGAGCCGCTTTCGGCAGTTATGGTTGGAGTGGTGAAAACACAAAACTTATTTCAACTGAATTAGAACACGCTAAGTTTGAATTACTCAATGAAGGGTTACGGGTAACCTGGAATCCTGATGAAGATGCTCTAATTAAGTGTCAAGAATTTGGTCAGAGTATCGCAGAGGCACTTAGATAA
- a CDS encoding cache domain-containing protein: MRSLKNQILIVLLSSLFLLAACFLVVLGLYMKDRAVAAAIIKVKADLATCEEIIDKTYPGAWSENDGNLYKGTEKISLNNDLVDHLSSLTGDTVTIFLRDTRVATTIRGSNNERAIGTKVSESIVQTVLKNGQTYVGEADVVGQWYQTGYVPLRAENGDIIGIFYVGISHAYEQEIITRSLIIMAEIGLALTLLVAFLTWFFLQKVIIYPLHNIMLGTRDVATGHLTEKVKVSGAKEIEELEDAFNQMVEQIQSLTSEVNRINSLNSSNTPNETLNLTPAYMPPPSFELPGNIGDTGLPKGLHQATLGQIVQFLQANKRPLSAEEVAEGVKLTRVTVRRYLEFLEHCGVLKSEQKYGTVGRPVKLFIPQ, encoded by the coding sequence GTGCGTTCGCTAAAAAATCAAATTCTTATTGTGTTGTTGTCATCGCTTTTTTTACTGGCAGCTTGTTTTCTCGTAGTTCTTGGACTATATATGAAGGATCGAGCAGTGGCAGCAGCGATAATTAAGGTTAAGGCGGATTTGGCTACCTGTGAGGAGATTATTGATAAGACATATCCCGGGGCGTGGTCAGAAAACGACGGAAATCTCTATAAAGGGACAGAGAAAATTAGTTTAAACAATGACTTGGTGGATCATTTATCCAGTTTGACTGGGGATACAGTAACCATTTTCCTTAGAGATACCCGGGTTGCCACAACCATACGTGGTTCAAATAATGAACGAGCAATTGGTACTAAGGTTTCTGAAAGTATTGTTCAGACGGTTCTCAAAAATGGTCAAACCTACGTAGGGGAAGCCGATGTAGTAGGACAGTGGTATCAAACAGGTTATGTACCATTACGTGCAGAAAACGGTGACATCATTGGCATTTTTTATGTGGGAATATCTCATGCCTATGAACAAGAGATAATCACCCGGTCTTTGATTATAATGGCAGAAATAGGACTTGCCTTGACTCTATTGGTAGCGTTTCTTACTTGGTTTTTTCTCCAGAAAGTTATTATTTACCCTTTGCACAATATTATGTTAGGGACTCGGGACGTAGCAACCGGTCACCTTACAGAGAAGGTTAAAGTGTCTGGAGCGAAAGAAATTGAAGAACTTGAAGATGCCTTTAACCAAATGGTAGAGCAGATTCAATCTCTTACTTCGGAAGTGAATCGAATAAACAGCCTTAATTCTAGCAATACCCCAAACGAGACGCTAAATCTTACTCCAGCTTATATGCCCCCGCCTAGCTTCGAGCTTCCGGGGAATATAGGAGATACTGGATTACCAAAAGGATTACATCAAGCAACTCTTGGTCAGATAGTGCAGTTTCTACAGGCAAATAAACGTCCACTCTCCGCAGAGGAAGTTGCAGAAGGAGTTAAGCTTACTAGGGTAACAGTACGCCGCTATCTAGAATTTCTAGAACATTGCGGAGTATTAAAATCTGAGCAGAAGTATGGCACAGTAGGGAGACCTGTGAAATTATTTATACCACAGTGA
- a CDS encoding ABC transporter permease, protein MITLFQGLALPVIILVIWEILSALGRLNGYLLPPPSQIWDRLLTIASNGLLIKHISTSLYRVVIGFTLALCLALPLGFLLGLLPGVRSFLSPSLSFFQQIPAIAWIPMFILWLGIDETSKFAIIMYSAFFPIFLNTLHGIASTDTELKEVAYIYGLSRWGLITQVYLPSAAPSVFVGMRLGLSYCWRSLVAAELLGSSQGIGYLIQEGREMAQTDLMLGGVLVIGLVGLSLDFAFRRLETTFLPWQEKREIHPTK, encoded by the coding sequence TTGATAACACTGTTTCAAGGATTAGCTCTTCCCGTGATTATTTTAGTAATCTGGGAAATTCTCAGTGCCTTGGGCAGGCTGAACGGCTATCTCCTTCCCCCGCCCTCTCAGATTTGGGATCGTCTGTTAACCATCGCTAGTAATGGTCTGCTGATAAAGCATATAAGCACCAGCCTATACCGTGTTGTTATCGGCTTTACCCTGGCTCTCTGTCTGGCTCTTCCACTCGGTTTCCTGCTCGGCCTGTTGCCAGGGGTACGTAGTTTTTTATCACCCAGCCTGAGCTTTTTTCAACAAATTCCGGCTATTGCTTGGATTCCCATGTTTATCCTCTGGTTGGGCATTGATGAGACCTCGAAGTTTGCCATTATTATGTACTCAGCCTTTTTCCCAATCTTTCTTAATACCTTACACGGCATTGCTAGTACAGATACAGAACTTAAAGAAGTAGCCTACATTTATGGTCTTTCTCGCTGGGGCCTAATAACCCAAGTATATCTTCCATCAGCCGCTCCTTCTGTCTTTGTCGGTATGAGGCTGGGCCTGAGTTATTGTTGGCGATCCTTAGTAGCGGCAGAACTACTAGGTTCTTCTCAGGGTATTGGTTATCTGATTCAGGAGGGCCGTGAAATGGCTCAGACAGATTTGATGCTTGGTGGGGTTCTGGTGATTGGGCTTGTCGGCTTATCATTAGACTTTGCTTTTCGCCGATTGGAGACTACATTTTTGCCGTGGCAAGAAAAAAGAGAAATTCATCCAACAAAATAG
- a CDS encoding diguanylate cyclase domain-containing protein, with protein sequence MKLFSPSKLTRTYISALSLIALLTLATFFAMHQVISTQSDSALLVNISGSQRWLSQKAALLSVELVYSSNTSDRKQIREQLSETIAQLQSNHQTLIEDSTHIIPSHCLSPQMQEMYFSPPVNMHTRLNRYLSEALALAQDPEHLLTPNNSHLIYLLQESGNILESLDQIVSLHQKESEAKVHQLRLVEITSGLVILITLAFLGLYIFRPLANTLLMERFQLENANQELSFLSSVDGLTGIANRRHFDQFLNQLWLLATHNREPIALILCDIDFFKAYNDTYGHLQGDECLKEVAASLKGSLKRQGDFIARYGGEEFVVVLPNTTVEGAVIVAETLRVSVENLEIPHRLSSVTPKVTISLGIAVGHANLANSPTPLIEAADKALYQAKQNGRNCFRLAEA encoded by the coding sequence ATGAAACTTTTTTCCCCGTCTAAACTAACACGCACATACATTTCAGCCTTGAGTTTAATAGCCCTGCTTACGCTTGCTACATTCTTTGCAATGCACCAAGTTATTTCGACTCAATCTGATAGTGCGCTGCTTGTTAATATTAGCGGGAGCCAACGCTGGCTATCTCAAAAAGCAGCACTTCTTAGTGTTGAACTAGTTTACAGTTCTAATACTAGTGATCGCAAGCAGATTAGAGAGCAATTGTCGGAAACAATAGCTCAACTGCAGTCAAATCACCAAACCTTAATTGAAGATAGTACTCATATAATTCCATCACATTGCTTATCACCTCAAATGCAAGAAATGTATTTTAGTCCACCCGTAAATATGCACACTCGGCTTAACCGCTACTTATCTGAAGCCTTGGCCTTAGCCCAAGATCCTGAACACTTACTTACTCCTAATAACTCTCATTTAATATATCTGCTTCAAGAAAGTGGAAATATCCTAGAATCTCTGGATCAGATAGTATCTTTGCACCAGAAAGAAAGTGAAGCCAAGGTTCATCAACTTAGGCTAGTAGAAATTACGAGTGGCTTGGTAATTCTTATAACCCTCGCTTTTCTGGGATTGTATATTTTCCGACCTTTAGCAAACACTCTACTTATGGAAAGATTTCAGTTAGAAAATGCCAACCAAGAACTAAGTTTTCTTTCCTCAGTTGACGGATTAACAGGAATAGCTAACCGCCGTCACTTTGATCAGTTCCTTAACCAGCTATGGTTATTGGCGACACACAACAGAGAACCTATCGCACTTATATTATGTGACATCGACTTCTTTAAGGCGTATAATGATACTTACGGTCACTTGCAAGGGGATGAATGCCTTAAAGAAGTCGCAGCCTCCTTAAAAGGCTCCCTTAAACGCCAAGGGGATTTTATCGCACGTTATGGGGGAGAAGAATTTGTGGTTGTTCTCCCAAATACCACTGTGGAGGGTGCCGTAATTGTAGCTGAGACCTTACGTGTTAGTGTGGAAAATCTAGAAATACCCCATCGTCTTTCCTCTGTTACACCTAAAGTTACGATTAGTTTAGGAATAGCCGTTGGACATGCTAACCTCGCTAATTCTCCCACACCTCTAATCGAAGCTGCGGACAAAGCCCTTTATCAAGCAAAACAGAACGGACGTAATTGCTTCAGATTAGCCGAGGCTTAA
- a CDS encoding HD-GYP domain-containing protein, which translates to MFQFIQRLFRPQHFHDIIECLAAALEAKDLYTSGHSSRVGDMSYDLGRAMGLKGQELENLHIAAHLHDIGKMGISENILNKKGRLLPHEWAQIQNHPEIGYKILAKSKGLKQIAEIVLHHHERWDGKGYPDGLYENRIPLGSRIIGVADAVDAITSMRPYRKALSWEECWDEVVLNKGIQFDPVAVEASERLWKKWRERSLESERNEGDSKLAVAAVHSKC; encoded by the coding sequence ATGTTTCAATTCATTCAAAGACTATTTCGTCCTCAACACTTCCACGATATCATTGAGTGTCTAGCAGCTGCTCTGGAAGCAAAAGATTTGTACACTAGCGGTCATTCTTCTAGGGTAGGGGATATGTCCTATGATTTAGGACGCGCTATGGGACTAAAAGGGCAGGAATTAGAAAATCTTCATATTGCGGCACACCTTCATGACATAGGCAAGATGGGTATATCCGAAAACATACTCAATAAAAAGGGAAGACTTCTTCCCCATGAGTGGGCCCAGATACAAAACCATCCAGAAATTGGCTACAAAATCTTGGCTAAATCAAAGGGTCTTAAGCAAATTGCTGAAATTGTGCTGCATCATCATGAGCGCTGGGACGGGAAAGGTTATCCTGATGGCTTATATGAAAACAGAATTCCACTAGGTTCAAGGATAATTGGAGTAGCTGATGCTGTTGATGCGATAACTTCGATGAGGCCCTATCGCAAGGCCTTGTCTTGGGAAGAATGCTGGGATGAGGTTGTCTTAAATAAAGGTATACAATTTGATCCCGTTGCAGTAGAAGCCTCAGAAAGACTATGGAAAAAATGGCGAGAACGATCCCTGGAGTCTGAGAGGAATGAGGGCGATTCTAAATTGGCAGTTGCAGCAGTTCATTCGAAATGTTAG
- a CDS encoding cytochrome c3 family protein, which translates to MNWKKPFIASIISLTFLTVLAMGCNKTDETPTPQPSGPQLTETPKVSYAGDDACKACHTETFENVTHTKHHAAFKPLADFPLEKPLGEITIFDAANKDKPTSTTLDLSKAKIYGVMMDDYVIAEIPESAGFKEKLYRVGAVHKTNDKWTVEAPKQADIDNDGKNDWTAESFTCGKCHAPGIEVGSPSYGVSCESCHGPGGNHVSATDKKGTMNSETAKESCLSCHESNPSKDAQGNFTANTHYGTRNYFASKHAQSSQLNQCLTCHTTHKANTNGSLLPTDKPTDNCVKCHAGKTFDLDKLMWKNPTDERGHFTRDHSFGAMKYEDLQDDPATKPIEIKNPTMIELIKKQLPELAK; encoded by the coding sequence ATGAACTGGAAGAAACCATTTATCGCTTCAATTATTTCTCTTACTTTTTTAACAGTACTAGCTATGGGTTGCAACAAGACCGATGAAACTCCAACACCTCAACCATCGGGTCCTCAGTTAACCGAAACCCCTAAAGTGTCCTATGCAGGGGATGATGCATGTAAGGCCTGTCATACCGAAACTTTTGAAAATGTAACTCATACAAAACATCACGCCGCCTTTAAACCCCTTGCCGATTTTCCTTTGGAAAAACCTTTAGGCGAAATTACAATTTTTGATGCAGCTAACAAAGATAAGCCAACCTCAACGACTCTTGATTTATCCAAGGCGAAAATTTACGGCGTAATGATGGACGATTACGTAATTGCTGAAATTCCAGAATCAGCTGGATTTAAGGAAAAGCTATATCGAGTGGGTGCGGTTCATAAAACAAATGACAAGTGGACTGTTGAAGCACCAAAACAAGCTGACATTGATAATGATGGTAAAAATGACTGGACTGCAGAAAGTTTTACTTGCGGAAAATGCCATGCTCCCGGAATTGAAGTTGGATCTCCCAGTTACGGTGTATCCTGTGAGTCTTGTCATGGCCCTGGTGGAAACCATGTAAGTGCTACCGATAAGAAGGGAACAATGAACTCCGAGACTGCAAAAGAATCTTGCTTAAGTTGCCATGAAAGTAATCCTTCCAAGGATGCTCAAGGAAACTTCACTGCAAACACACACTATGGTACACGTAACTACTTCGCTAGCAAACATGCTCAGAGTTCACAATTAAACCAATGTCTGACATGTCATACAACCCATAAGGCTAACACCAATGGTTCTCTGCTGCCGACTGACAAACCGACCGACAACTGTGTCAAGTGTCATGCTGGTAAAACCTTTGATCTGGATAAACTTATGTGGAAAAACCCAACTGATGAACGTGGACACTTTACTCGTGATCATAGCTTTGGAGCTATGAAATATGAAGACCTGCAAGATGACCCTGCTACTAAACCTATTGAGATCAAAAATCCTACAATGATCGAATTGATTAAAAAGCAGCTGCCGGAACTGGCCAAGTAG
- a CDS encoding NADH-quinone oxidoreductase subunit NuoF: MKLKSIDALNELQAQSLKLLETRRIMDSAGSEKTQGPVRHVMVCGGPGCHSSGSPGIAQRLEEELNRLELSEQIKVFQPGCFGFCEKGPMIQIFPENVTYCEVSSEDVTTIVEEHFMQGKIVEHLLFMDPETKERFARSIPFYNGQLRIALRNVGYIAPENILEYIAADGYQALAKVLFSMKPFEVIDVLKQSGLRGRGGAGFPTGSKWDFTRKSPADQRYIICNADEGDPGAFMDRSVLEGDPHSVLEAMLIAGAAIGASEGYIYVRAEYPAAISRLKIAIEQAREYGLLGKGILGSDFSFEIELKYGAGAFVCGEETALIHSIEGARGEPSVKPPFPAQKGLWGKPTCVNNVETLANIPPIILKGAEWFSNIGTEKSKGTKVFALAGKVNNVGLVEVPMGTTLRQIIFDIGGGLKQHKTFKAAQTGGPSGGCIPTKYLDSPIDYESLAAIGSMMGSGGLIVLDEDDCMVNIAKYFLEFTMDESCGRCTACRVGTKRLHEILEKITEGKGTLEDLDNMERLCNIIKDTALCGLGQSAPNPILSTLKYFREEYIAHVVDKTCPAGVCKSLLKYEITDKCVGCSLCVKKCPMHCITGTTKKRHVIDQERCLKCGACMEQCRVVGAIICH, from the coding sequence ATGAAACTCAAAAGTATTGATGCATTGAATGAATTACAAGCTCAAAGCCTTAAACTCCTTGAAACTAGACGGATTATGGATTCCGCTGGAAGCGAAAAAACTCAAGGGCCGGTAAGGCATGTTATGGTCTGTGGAGGACCTGGTTGTCATTCCTCGGGAAGTCCGGGAATTGCCCAACGTTTAGAGGAAGAACTGAACAGATTGGAATTGTCTGAACAGATTAAAGTCTTCCAACCTGGCTGTTTTGGCTTTTGTGAAAAGGGCCCGATGATTCAAATTTTCCCTGAAAATGTAACTTATTGTGAGGTCTCTAGTGAAGATGTAACAACTATTGTCGAAGAACACTTCATGCAAGGAAAGATAGTAGAACACTTGCTTTTTATGGATCCTGAGACTAAAGAGCGTTTTGCTCGTAGCATCCCTTTTTACAACGGACAACTTCGGATAGCTCTTCGCAATGTTGGATATATTGCCCCGGAAAATATCCTTGAATATATTGCAGCAGATGGTTATCAAGCCTTAGCCAAAGTTCTTTTTTCTATGAAGCCCTTTGAGGTTATAGATGTTCTTAAGCAAAGTGGACTGCGGGGGCGTGGTGGTGCCGGGTTCCCCACAGGTTCAAAGTGGGATTTTACCCGTAAGAGCCCAGCTGACCAGCGATACATTATTTGTAACGCTGACGAAGGAGATCCGGGTGCTTTCATGGACCGCTCAGTCTTGGAAGGTGACCCCCATAGTGTTTTAGAAGCAATGCTTATTGCAGGTGCAGCCATTGGAGCATCCGAGGGATATATCTACGTTCGGGCAGAGTATCCAGCAGCAATTAGTCGCTTAAAAATTGCCATAGAGCAAGCCCGAGAATATGGGTTACTAGGAAAAGGAATTTTAGGCAGTGATTTTAGCTTTGAGATTGAGCTTAAATACGGAGCAGGTGCCTTTGTCTGTGGTGAAGAAACGGCGTTGATTCATTCCATTGAAGGGGCCAGAGGGGAACCTTCTGTAAAACCGCCATTTCCGGCTCAAAAAGGTTTGTGGGGTAAACCCACTTGCGTCAACAATGTAGAAACCTTGGCCAATATTCCGCCGATTATCCTCAAGGGAGCAGAATGGTTTTCTAATATTGGTACTGAAAAAAGCAAGGGGACTAAGGTCTTCGCTCTAGCAGGTAAAGTGAATAATGTAGGACTCGTAGAAGTTCCCATGGGCACAACACTGCGGCAAATTATTTTTGATATTGGCGGGGGACTTAAGCAGCATAAAACATTTAAAGCGGCTCAAACCGGGGGCCCTTCGGGCGGATGCATTCCGACCAAGTATCTGGATTCCCCTATTGATTATGAGTCTCTGGCAGCTATAGGCTCCATGATGGGTTCGGGTGGACTCATAGTCTTGGATGAAGATGATTGCATGGTCAATATCGCCAAGTATTTTCTAGAGTTTACGATGGACGAATCCTGTGGTCGATGTACAGCTTGTCGGGTTGGTACCAAACGTTTGCATGAAATCCTGGAGAAGATCACCGAAGGAAAAGGGACGTTAGAGGATTTAGACAACATGGAAAGATTGTGTAATATCATTAAAGACACAGCTCTTTGTGGTTTAGGGCAAAGTGCCCCGAATCCCATTCTCTCTACCTTAAAGTATTTCCGGGAAGAATATATTGCCCATGTTGTTGACAAGACCTGTCCTGCAGGCGTTTGTAAGAGCCTGCTCAAATACGAAATTACAGATAAGTGCGTTGGGTGTTCCCTTTGTGTTAAGAAATGTCCAATGCATTGTATCACTGGCACAACTAAAAAACGTCACGTTATTGATCAAGAACGTTGCCTAAAATGTGGGGCATGTATGGAACAATGTCGTGTCGTCGGAGCAATCATCTGCCATTAA